A window of Candidatus Thermoplasmatota archaeon contains these coding sequences:
- a CDS encoding DUF3795 domain-containing protein has product MSLNGGTVKIGVCGIACEKCPRMAKGTCPHGKEGCAPQPNKFCAIATCAHTKGVKLCFDCPEFPCETTKKGPISFGYCQFISRKES; this is encoded by the coding sequence ATGTCCTTGAACGGTGGCACCGTGAAGATCGGAGTCTGCGGGATAGCATGCGAGAAGTGTCCGAGGATGGCCAAGGGCACATGTCCGCACGGGAAGGAGGGATGCGCTCCTCAGCCGAACAAGTTCTGCGCCATCGCCACTTGCGCACACACGAAAGGCGTGAAGCTGTGCTTCGATTGCCCCGAGTTTCCCTGCGAGACGACGAAGAAAGGACCTATCAGCTTCGGATACTGCCAGTTCATTTCAAGGAAGGAGTCCTGA